The following proteins are co-located in the Solanum pennellii chromosome 1, SPENNV200 genome:
- the LOC107008391 gene encoding uncharacterized protein LOC107008391 — MRALHSSLIKPLIRLHCPFSTLIISLSPLRKQFPYLHSSATTSLQKLTAMADNKTAAVDGNSTSDHVSDAWYSVPDLRLRDHRFTVPLDYSIDRCSSTKITVFAREVVAVGKEEQSLPYLLYLQGGPGFECPRPTEAGGWISRACEEYRVVLMDQRGTGLSTPLTPSSMSQVNSAEDLANYLRHFRADNIVHDAEFIRKRLVPDAGPWTILGQSFGGFCAVTYLSFAPKGLKQALITGGLPPIGEGCTADSVYKAGFEQLVCQNEKYYKRFPQDIEIVRDVVNYLAESGGGVPLPSGGILTPRGLQLLGLSGLGSSTGFERLHYLFERVWDPLIVQGAKRRISDYFLNAYERWIGFDANPLYALLHESIYCQGASSLWSAHRIRALNDNKFDAIEAAKVGRPVLFTGEMIFPWIFDEVHALRPFKDAAQLLAEKKDWPSLYDIAALKDNKVPVAAAVYYEDMYVNLKLSMETASRIAGIRPWITNEYMHSGLRDAGSRVLDHLLAMLNGKKPLF, encoded by the exons ATGCGGGCACTTCACTCGTCATTGATAAAACCCCTCATTCGTCTCCATTGTCCATTTTCGACTCTAATTATTTCACTATCTCCACTTCGAAAACAATTCCCCTATTTGCACTCCTCCGCTACTACTTCTCTCCAAAAACTAACCGCCATGGCCGACAACAAGACGGCAGCCGTCGACGGTAACTCTACCTCTGACCACGTGTCCGACGCTTGGTACTCCGTTCCCGACCTCCGATTACGCGATCACCGATTCACCGTTCCTCTCGATTACTCTATTGATCGCTGTTCCTCTACTAAAATCACCGTCTTCGCTCGTGAAGTAGTTGCTG TTGGTAAGGAGGAACAATCTCTGCCATATCTACTATATTTGCAAGGTGGACCAGGCTTTGAATGCCCAAGACCAACTGAAGCTGGAGGATGGATAAGCAGAGCATGCGAGGAGTACCGTGTTGTTTTAATGGATCAg AGAGGAACAGGTCTATCAACACCATTAACACCATCATCTATGTCACAAGTGAATTCTGCTGAGGATTTGGCTAACTACTTGAGACATTTCCGAGCTGATAATATAGTACATGATGCTGAGTTCATCCGAAAACGCCTTGTCCCTGATGCTGGACCTTGGACAATACTTGGACAG AGCTTCGGAGGATTTTGTGCAGTTACCTACTTGAGTTTTGCTCCTAAAGGACTCAAACAAGCTCTTATAACTGGCGGGCTCCCTCCAATTGGTGAAGGATGCACAGCTGATTCTGTTTATAAGGCAGGCTTTGAGCAGCTTGTTTGTCAGAACGAAAAATATTACAAGAGGTTTCCACAGGATATTGAAATTGTTCGTGATGTTGTAAATTATCTGGCAGAGTCGGGAGGCGGG GTACCTCTGCCATCTGGTGGCATCTTAACACCTCGAGGACTACAACTTCTTGGTCTCTCAGGTCTAGGATCAAGTACTGGTTTCGAACGATTGCATTACCT GTTTGAGAGAGTCTGGGATCCTTTAATAGTTCAAGGAGCAAAAAGGAGAATCAGTGACTACTTCTTGAATGCT TATGAGAGATGGATCGGATTTGATGCAAACCCTTTATATGCTCTTTTGCATGAAAGCATATATTGCCAG GGTGCCTCATCCCTGTGGTCTGCTCACAGAATTAGGGCTCTAAATGACAACAAATTTGATGCAATTGAGGCAGCAAAAGTTGGCCGCCCTGTACTTTTTACTGGAGAG ATGATATTCCCATGGATATTTGATGAGGTCCATGCGTTGAGGCCGTTCAAAGATGCTGCCCAGCTACTAGCAGAGAAGAAGGATTGGCCATCATTATATGACATTGCTGCATTAAAGGATAATAAA GTACCAGTTGCAGCAGCTGTTTACTATGAAGACATGTATGTTAACTTAAAGCTATCTATGGAGACCGCTTCTCGGATAGCAGGAATCAGGCCTTGGATTACTAATGAGTACATGCACTCTGGTTTGAGAGATGCCGGAAGTCGAGTTTTGGATCATTTGCTTGCTATGTTAAATGGAAAGAAGCCCTTGTTTTAA
- the LOC107025269 gene encoding uncharacterized protein LOC107025269 has protein sequence MLKYGVNLLQVIGKFDGNYIAVIGTMSSLPSLASKDCSRAPIAHSDLEIVETSSRVSLNWPIRNSCQVSNQAGDKLVDIIAAANGSRKPILWDDGNPSQIYSKSQSNKQLAHENKYSVDPPTLDEIQMQKKPRIVVHASIQVTPVKINAPASCSQQPQRAFLVPSHLATCGERSKNVLSHG, from the exons ATGCTCAAATATGGTGTCAATCTTCTACAAGTCATAGGAAAATTTGATG GAAATTATATTGCTGTAATCGGAACAATGAGCTCACTACCATCTCTAGCGTCAAAAGATTGCAGTAGAGCTCCTATAGCTCATTCAG ATCTGGAAATTGTTGAGACCTCATCAAGAGTCTCGCTTAATTGGCCCATCAG AAATTCTTGCCAGGTCTCGAATCAAGCAGGTGACAAGTTGGTTGATATAATCGCAGCAGCAAATGGATCCCGGAAACCAATATTATGGGACGATGGTAACCCAAGTCAAATATATAGCAAGAGTCAATCCAATAAGCAGCTAGCGCATGAAAATAAATACAGCGTAGATCCTCCAACTCTGGATGAAATTCAAATGCAAAAGAAACCTAGAATCGTTGTGCATGCTTCTATTCAAGTTACACCAGTGAAAATAAATGCCCCGGCAAGCTGTAGTCAACAACCTCAAAGAGCCTTCCTGGTGCCATCTCATCTAGCAACATGTGGAGAAAGGTCAAAAAATGTGCTCAGCCATGGTTAA
- the LOC107008392 gene encoding E4 SUMO-protein ligase PIAL2-like encodes MEKPTSSSVNVPTAGTASMLVETVADLMSMYMQTGHLNNLSVFSDLCFSLAKGIDHAVANNEVPLRSHELPSLLKQVYKYRSDFSIQEASMVLLMYIKSACKVGWFRNEDASDLLKLTEEVSRYFSSAEDVDVEPRCVQPFVSRVLPRFCPKLRMDRIIAAFQIKAGYFIYCSCCKLKI; translated from the exons ATGGAGAAACCAACGAGCAGCTCCGTGAATGTGCCCACTGCCGGCACGGCGTCGATGCTGGTGGAGACGGTGGCTGATTTGATGTCTATGTATATGCAGACTGGTCACCTAAATAATCTCTCAGTTTTCAGCGACCTCTGCTTCTCTCTAGCCAA AGGCATTGATCATGCAGTTGCTAACAACGAGGTCCCCTTAAGATCACATGAGCTACCGTCACTGTTGAAACAG GTGTACAAGTATAGGAGTGACTTTTCCATTCAAGAGGCTTCTATGGTGCTACTGATGTACATCAAG AGTGCGTGCAAGGTTGGATGGTTTCGGAATGAAGATGCTAGTGATCTGCTTAAACTTACCGAGGAG GTTAGCAGATACTTCTCTAGTGCTGAAGATGTTGACGTTGAACCCCGCTGTGTCCAGCCTTTTGTTTCAAGAGTATTACCAAG ATTCTGTCCAAAGCTGAGGATGGACAGGATAATAGCCGCTTTTCAAATCAAGGCAGGTTACTTTATCTACTGCAGTTGCTGCAAGCTGAAAATATAG
- the LOC107027449 gene encoding desiccation protectant protein Lea14 homolog: MADFMDKAMNFVSDKVGNMEKPEADITDFDLKKVSMDSISYHAKVAVKNPYSVPVPIMQISYTLKCSGRVIVSGTIPDPGNIKANDTTILDVPLKVPHSMLVSLGKDIGKDWDIDYKLELGLAIDLPVIGDFTIPLSHSGEIKLPSLSDLWNGDKQEDTEKEI, from the exons ATGGCAGATTTCATGGATAAAGCGATGAATTTCGTTTCTGATAAGGTGGGGAACATGGAGAAACCGGAGGCTGACATCACGGATTTTGATCTGAAAAAAGTTAGCATGGACAGCATTTCATATCATGCTAAAGTTGCCGTGAAAAACCCTTACTCTGTTCCTGTACCCATCATGCAGATCTCTTACACTCTCAAATGCTCCGGCAG GGTTATAGTATCAGGAACAATTCCAGATCCAGGGAATATAAAGGCAAATGACACAACTATTTTAGATGTGCCACTGAAGGTACCTCACAGTATGCTAGTGAGTTTGGGTAAGGATATTGGTAAAGATTGGGACATTGACTATAAACTGGAATTAGGTCTCGCTATTGATCTTCCAGTCATCGGAGATTTCACAATTCCACTCTCTCATAGCGGCGAGATAAAGCTTCCATCACTCTCAGACTTATGGAACGGTGACAAACAAGAAGACACTGAAAAAGAGATCTGA
- the LOC107023860 gene encoding desiccation protectant protein Lea14 homolog, whose protein sequence is MDLIDKAKNFVSEKIANMEKPEATITDVDLKGIGFDGLAFHAKVSVKNPYSVPIPIMEIDYVLKSATRVIASGRIPDPGSIKANDSTMLDVPVKVPHSVLVSLVRDIGGDWDVDYTLELGLIIDIPVVGNITIPLSYSGEYKLPTLSDLWKGGKEEKKEDEEEKEDPSKVVEI, encoded by the exons ATGGATCTAATTGACAAGGCGAAGAATTTTGTGTCGGAGAAGATAGCCAACATGGAGAAACCGGAGGCAACTATCACCGACGTCGATCTTAAGGGGATCGGTTTCGACGGCCTTGCTTTTCACGCTAAAGTCTCCGTTAAGAACCCTTACTCTGTTCCTATTCCAATCATGGAGATCGATTACGTCCTCAAAAGCGCCACCAG GGTAATCGCATCAGGAAGAATTCCAGACCCAGGGAGCATAAAGGCAAATGACTCAACCATGTTAGATGTGCCAGTCAAGGTTCCTCACAGTGTGCTTGTGAGTTTGGTTAGGGACATTGGTGGAGATTGGGACGTCGATTATACCCTGGAGTTGGGTCTTATCATTGATATTCCGGTCGTTGGCAACATCACCATTCCCCTCTCTTATAGCGGCGAGTATAAGCTTCCTACATTGTCAGATTTATGGAAGGgtggaaaagaagagaaaaaagaagatgaagaggagAAAGAAGATCCATCGAAGGTTGTTGAGATATGA